From one Excalfactoria chinensis isolate bCotChi1 chromosome 9, bCotChi1.hap2, whole genome shotgun sequence genomic stretch:
- the KLHL30 gene encoding kelch-like protein 30: MVRNVDDFDFCLPSHAQDMLEGLQRLRAHPKLSDVTLLAGGREFPCHRGVLALCSHYFHAMFSGDFAESIAARVELKEVDPGALETLLDFAYTGKVTVNQGNVEGLMRTSSQLHFPTIQQVCSRYLRQQMDATNCLGICEFGESHGCPEVSSKAWSFLQENFEAVSQQEEFLQLSKERLAVYLSNEQLQVQEEQSVAEAVLRWVRYDPGQRAQFLPELLELARLVSLPDHYLQNLLATEPLVRDSAASQALVARSRATLGAAGTVPTPPKAAQPQKLEEVLVVVGGRVLEESEDEEGGLETPAAPRNFAFYNPKTRRWMALPDFPDYNKWGFSLVALNNDVYVTGGSRGSRNDTWSTTQAWRFCPKDGVWTAIASMLRARTNHTSAVLNGEIYVLGGTTVEVVEVERYDPYNQSWAAISPALKYVSNFAAAGCLGKLYLVGSCAVKYNALTLQCYNPVRDAWSVITSPFIPKYLSAPRCATLHGLIYLIGDNTKKVHVYDPEANIWQKVQLLHTLHENGGMVPLGDRLFVTGGHWKGMDGDYRVEMEVYDCAKDRWVWEGSLPCLWLFHSSSSIFMDTSKWTEAFPGDQE, from the exons ATGGTGCGCAACGTGGACGACTTTGACTTCTGCCTGCCGTCACACGCGCAGGACAtgctggaggggctgcagcGGCTGCGCGCCCACCCCAAGCTGTCGGACGTGACGCTGCTGGCTGGCGGGCGGGAGTTCCCCTGCCATCGTGGTGTGCTGGCGCTCTGCAGCCACTACTTCCACGCCATGTTCTCCGGGGACTTTGCCGAGAGCATCGCCGCACGCGTGGAGCTGAAGGAGGTGGACCCCGGAGCGCTGGAGACGCTGCTGGACTTTGCCTACACGGGGAAGGTGACCGTCAACCAGGGCAACGTGGAGGGGCTGATGCGCACCTCCAGCCAGCTGCACTTCCCCACCATCCAGCAGGTGTGCAGCCGCTACCTGCGGCAGCAGATGGATGCCACCAACTGCCTGGGGATCTGTGAGTTCGGCGAGAGCCACGGCTGCCCCGAGGTGTCCTCCAAGGCCTGGTCCTTCTTGCAGGAGAACTTTGAGGCTGTTTCTCAGCAGGAGGAGTTCCTCCAGCTCTCCAAGGAGAGGTTGGCCGTCTACCTCTCCAACGAGCAGCTGCAGGTGCAGGAGGAACAAAGCGTGGCCGAAGCCGTGCTGCGCTGGGTGCGCTACGACCCGGGGCAGAGGGCCCAGTTcctgcctgagctgctggagctggccCGCCTGGTCTCGCTGCCTGACCACTACCTGCAGAACCTGCTCGCCACTGAACCCCTCGTCCGTGACTCAGCTGCCAGCCAGGCTCTGGTTGCCCGCTCCCGTGCCACGCTTGGTGCCGCCGGCACCGTCCCCACTCCACCAAAGGCAGCCCAGCCACAGAAACTGGAGgaggtgctggtggtggtgggtggCCGCGTGCTGGAGGAGAGCGAGGATGAGGAGGGGGGGCTGGAAACTCCAGCTGCCCCCAGGAACTTCGCCTTCTACAACCCCAAAACAC GGCGGTGGATGGCTCTACCTGACTTTCCTGACTACAACAAGTGGGGCTTCTCTCTGGTGGCACTGAACAATGACGTCTATGTCACTG GTGGTTCCCGGGGGTCCCGGAATGACACGTGGTCAACAACGCAGGCCTGGCGCTTCTGCCCCAAGGACGGTGTCTGGACAGCCATCGCCTCCATGCTGCGAGCGCGGACCAACCACACCAGCGCCGTCCTCAACGGAGAGATCTACGTCCTCGGGG GGACAACAGTGGAAGTGGTGGAGGTGGAGCGCTATGACCCCTACAACCAGAGCTGGGCAGCCATCAGCCCGGCCCTCAAATATGTCAGCaactttgctgctgctggctgcctgggTAAGCTGTACCTGGTGGGCTCCTGCGCCGTCAAGTACAACGCGCTCACCCTGCAGTGCTACAACCCTGTGCGAG ATGCATGGAGCGTGATCACGTCCCCATTCATCCCCAAGTACCTCTCGGCCCCGCGCTGTGCCACGCTGCACGGCCTCATCTACCTCATCGGGGACAACACCAAGAAGGTCCACGTCTACGACCCAGAGGCCAACATCTGGCAGAAG gtgcagctcctgcacacGTTGCATGAGAACGGCGGGATGGTGCCGCTGGGAGATCGGCTCTTCGTCACCGGCGGCCACTGGAAGGGCATGGATGGGGATTACCGGGTGGAGATGGAGGTGTACGACTGCGCCAAGGACCGCTGGGTGTGGGAAGGCTCGCTGCCCTGCCTCTGGCTCTTCCACAGCTCCTCCTCCATCTTCATGGACACCTCCAAGTGGACTGAGGCTTTCCCAGGGGACCAGGAGTGA